The following nucleotide sequence is from Tribolium castaneum strain GA2 chromosome 5, icTriCast1.1, whole genome shotgun sequence.
AACCTCTTCAAATCCGAAACTTTGGCCGACGTGACGTTATTTTGTGACGGTGAGTTGGTTTTCCCGCCACTTTTCAAACCAGATTCCCTTGTCAAGGATCCACTGCTtactttataataaaacagaattttatagtcttgacgttttttttttaaataactcagtaattcaatcaaaataagggaggaaataaaataaaactgctctcaaatataaaattaatttattaattttattgtttttttataataaataacaatttttttctttaggaGTAACATTTAAGGCCCACAAGCTGATCCTGGCAGCATGTAGTAAACACCTAGCCGACTTGTTCGAAACGTCGCCCCCTCACCAAAACCTAATAATCATCCTCGATGGCACCTCGGCGTCCAACATGTCCGCCCTGTTGGAGTTCATGTACAAAGGGGAAGTCCACGTGTCCCAAGACTGCCTGTCCAGCTTCCTCAAAGCTGCCGAATGCCTCCAGGTCAAAGGCCTGAGCATCGAGCACGAAAAGCTGGCCGTGGCCCAAAGCCACATGGACACGACGTTGGACTCCCCACGCAAGCACCTCAAAGTCCTCAAAGAGGAGATGGACACCTCCTCCAGCCAGCAGCAGTCGAGCCCGTCCCCCAGCTACTCGCCCGCCATGTCGCCCTACATGCACCCCCATCACTACCGGCAGTACGAGCAGCGTATGCCTGCCACGGGGGCTGCCTTCGAATCGGCGATGAAGCGGCCGTTGCGCAGCCCCAGCGAGACTCTCCACGAACGAGCGTCGGTTTTGCGCGATGGCAGCAAAACGGCCGGACGTCCGGGCAGCCCCCATGGGCCCCTCTCGCTGGCTTTCAGGCCCTCGTTGCCACTGCAGCCCGAGGCTGACGCCCCGCCGGAGAATAGGTTCGATCCGGACCCGGCGACGGCGGTGGTGTGTCCAGAGAGCAATACTTCGGAGTGCTGCCAAGACAGTGGCTGTGCTGAAGGTAGAGCTACTTTACAAAAatctaagattttttttccaagttatTTCCAGGCGTAAAAAcctattactgttattaaaattaacaataagaGGCATAATTAGTGCGTtcaaattgataataataaatgcctttattaaagaaaaaatgagaAGTCTAGCTAATGCTACTTTAGCTgtctcaaaaacaaaacattaacTATGAAATACAAAAtccaaaaatcactaaaacaagaataaatgcaaaaagaaaacacaaaatatgttttatgaaataaaatgaaaagtatgtatttgtaataatattgaataataataataataataataataataataataataataataataataataataaagaatgaaaaacaaaaacagcaaAACAACAATTACTAAAGtaatatgtaaatatttttagctttatctgttttttaaataagtttactGGCTTTGATTTCAAATGGTTTTTTATATTAGTAGAAATGACAACAACATTATAGGTAAAGGATCTAAGAAATAAGGCTATATAACTTGactttaaaacatatttaattGGTTAACCACTGGTTAGTAAGATATTACTATATTTTTAggttaatattttgtatttcacTAGATGTTTGTTAACGATAGTAATCAttatatcattaaaaaatgggATTATTTTTGCCTTCTTTGACTGTTTAAGTACGTTTATGAGGTAAAAGtgaagatgttttttaaattgctgaaaaatcaccaaatgagatagaatttaatattattttcttgCTTGTTTCACTATATTTAGTTCATTTTTGAACTCAAAATATTGattaaatataacaaaaatctaacaaaaaactTGCTGTTTTATCTGTCGGCGTTATAACCGTTGTCTTTCACTAAcacgaaataaataatccgCGAATAGATCTTCCGAATTAATCGGCCACGTgcaaaaccgttttttttttaaatgaacatttcaaatatttttaacatcgGCACTACTAGCAAATTTATTCGTAAAGTAatcttaataaataaagaagttGGCAATTTATATTTCtgatttgttttgaaaaaagtttcatATAAGGAAGCAATCATGTAAGGATGTCTGGTTTCAGTgtattttacaattaaaaaaattagaactaGTTTCAGCTTTAAGCTTGTTTCCAATATAttacagaaaatttatattcttgatcgaatattttttttcattaaaatttttgtacaatcTACTTTTTTCGACTATTTGTTCTTATTGTTCTTATACTTGCAGTCTGTGGTCTGTATCTTTTAGTAACGAAttaattctttatttatttatttaaactcatgGCAGTGTATTCCTTTAGGAACCTCATGTTTTCGATAATGACGCGTTCAACGGACAGAAGTATATCCAAAATCCATAAAGGTTTTTTTGGCAAATCTTTaacataaacataattttttaacgaaattttaagatacaaaaacaattaatagaCAAAATTTGTGGTAATTCTTTCAGTTATTGccaattttttcactaaaattttgacttaGGGAAGCATTAAGAAcggttgtttaaaaaatcgtttactttcaaatttaaattaaccattcgcattaaattattgaatgaatccaaaatttcaaagtgaTTGGTTTCTCACTTTATAATAATGGCCGACCTTAAATGGACCAATCATATCCTAAAATATAATTGATCAATGaatcaaaaaatctaaagtGATTGGTTTCCATCGTAATTTTAATGGCCGACCTCAAACGGCCCAATCAAAAtgcttacaaattttacaacaatcACTACGTGCCTTACGTTAATTCATAGATGATGAGTCTGTCTTTGTTTTTGTGGCATCTCACTTCTTCAGATTTTCATTGAAGTCTAACCCCCTGGGAAATGTTGGACGATTTGCTAGACGAAAAACACAAGCACTGGGACAATGAgaggaaataaataaagaatgtTGCATTAAAACTCTTTCATATTAGTCAAAAAGGTTCATTCATCAACTGATGAATTCTCGAAATGTTGAAAGTTAATGCGCATGCGCGCACACTTTTCAATTTGACAACTGACATTTCCAAAAAAGTCCCTCAAAAAAAGGCGAAAAGTTGCTGAAAACTGTCTctgattatttaaataagtgCGAAAGAGGGTCGTGAAGtcgtttttttgcaataagtATCATTGATGGTGTCCACATTATCGTGCCCACAGTGGCGGCGTGTTGTGCTCAACAttgattttaaagaaatttctgAGTAAAATTGGTATTTAATCAGCGTTTTTTACAGATTTAAGGATGAAAATGGAACCGGCTATTCAACAAGACGAACCGCCGAACAGTACGAGCGGTAGCAGTGGAGGGATCAGCAATAACGGTTCGGCTAATGGGTCACTGGGACAGATTAATAAGTATGATCACGAGAGGGATAAGGATTTGGTACCGCCGTCGTTGTGGAATTCTGTGGGAAAATTGTCGCATAAAAGCGGAACGGTTAATACGCCCGATGGTAAGTAAGAATTTTGCAGGTACCAATAACCTGGGATTCCCCAATTTGGTGTGAGACCACATTCTGTTGGATTTAGAATCTTGAGTTGGTACCATGTTGGTACTCAGCTGTAGATTAGgaaacgaaacgagatacaaaatctacatgcaaaaaatttagtatggtagagtaaaaatgaggggGTGTCAAGCGTTAtatatttccaaaaatattagtATACGTCTACCGTCTAATCGGCACCAAAGATACCTGGTACTTGTTAAAATTAGCACACCTATTTCTGATACACGCTGTCCTATCAagaacttttttataaaaaaaataattctctacaactttgttcttttTACACTtgttttgtatcttcaacctaATTGCAGCGTCTTTATAAATTTGAGACTGCGCAAATTTATAATTGGTGAtggcatttttttatgttgttttctataaggttttttattaacttctaCTAAATAACGTATCTGACTATATATTaggtttttataatttaaaacccTTTCCATTGCAATTCTTGCAGATGAAACTAAAGTATAGTCTACTTTAATCATTTCTGTTAAGTTAAACTCCATAGTCCTCCGTTTAGAACGatatcaaatatttattaactcccaaaataaaactttaaactattatgaaatattttaatacctATCCAAATTTTTTAGTACTATTGACTTCAACAACTTGTCTGATTGTGAAGTAAGATAAGAGGTTTATTTAGTTGTGTATTCTTCTATTGTGCAAAGTTGAAGCACTCGAAATAAACCTTCATACATCTCGACTGTCCTAAGCTAAAACGCAGTGCAGTatcttctttttatttaatttttcattggACCCAGAAATAACTTATTTAAACAGCCTCTACGAATGACTTACTCTTTACCTATATTGTTTAACTTAAATTATCGGTTTTTAAGGGCAGTTTAAGACAAGAGTATTAAAGTGTCTTAAACAACGTGAAAATTTTGTGTTGCCATATACTGTGTTTTTCAtaggttaaatttttacaattactaCTCAATAATACTATTTAAGTACTAAATGCTACTACGTTAAGTAAAGTAAATACAATTTCAAGTAGTTTTCAATagaaagcaattaattaataataatagtacaaattttaacatttacgAGATAAATTTATGCAGTAACCTAAGACAGAGATGTCTTGTAAAGGTTCGATTAAAAGTTTTGTTATTATGTAAATGTATTTTCTGCTAATCAACTTataaaatatagttttttacttttttgtgaattatttttacctaAACAAATGGACTATAATCGACCGTCTTTAAGGTATTATTTTTAGGTACTGTGTTTTTCCTTTGGAAAAGGAATATTGTATTGCAGTTactgtttgtaaaaaataagaattttgtttattaatttcgtaaaaataaagtaaaatatgTGAAAAGCTcatcttcaaaaaattgttggttACTGTGTTTTTGCTCCGGACAGCCGATCCTGCTTGTGATTAagtcgaatttttcaaaattcttttatgtGATCAAATAATCATCTTCACTTTGCTCATTGGAACAAAATTTGGCTATATCGAGTGAGTTAAAAGACGCCGGCACGCTCTTGAGACTGGATACTAGTGGTTTTACTGACcactaaaaaaacttaaaaaaatgttttgcttCTTATTTAAGATGCAGCAGCTcgtaaaagttgcaaaaaatagatattttattGTGGAATTGTAGGAAAAGCAGTTTTTAGTGATATACTTTAACGTTACATGATTTTcttattcaatttttcaaaaagaattgtagaaaaaaaaacccAGTTTAAAAGTGCAACATTTGACAACATGTTACTACGACTATATTTttggttaatatttttttaaacgtgtAAATATAGGTATCTGTACGGCGTTgccatttttcgtttttgattAAAGCCTCTGTTTATAAAACGAAAagttttctgaattttttttatcaaaattatacTTTAGGATTTAATAAAACCCTGATAACAGCAACCttaatttttgcgaaaagtTATTACGTATCCATCAGATGCTTTTTGTACTCTTTTATTGGCAAATTGGAATCAGCTTTCTTAAATGTAGTTCCAACAAAAGGTGTAACTAGAGCTAGAAGTAACACAGCATCTCGAATAATTGGTTGTAATATCCTTGGTCAGAGTCTGTCTGAAGCAGTATTGAATAGATAAAACtcgaatgtattttttatgtaaaattttaaatgaacttCACAAATAAAACccagaaaaaaaactgaagttgaagaaaaaatacaaattttagatttaataaaaatacaattataaaacgtaattttactttctttacaatataacattttgtatttcttttttaagtATATTTAGGAGAGGGACGAATGCGACCAtttcaataattataaaatctacaaatacaGATAAgccacaatttaattttttaaaagagtACGATTactagttgaaaaaattaaaagtaattaccaatttagttaatttagttaatttagttttaagaTTGCAGAAAGTACggttgaaaatacaaaaaagtaagACACAAAGTTGTAGTGAATtgaatttcctacaaaaaaatctacatCATATTTACCAccttcaaacatttaattttaaattaaattttccaatCTTGATCAGCagtaaaatgaaacgaatccgTTGCTTGAACGGCTTTTGGACTTTAGAATtacattttctacaacttttttcctaacatttttcttgtatctgaaATATGAATCTGAATATGggacagagtgcaaattggcaattattatttttatctcttaCTAATGAGAATTAATGCTCTGTCTGcctatatttatttgtttgccttatgctaaccgttatttaaatacagcaatttctttaaattcgttgctctgaaaacttggGCGCTCTCTAGCGACATTAACGTTAACTATTGAGGTtggggacgttttatttgtacgtcgtttcgtatcctaatCTTTGGTAATCCGTATATGTGGActggatttaaaatttaatatctgGTTGCAGGAAAGAAATTGAAGTGCCCTTTTTGTGAACGATTGTACGGCTATGAGACCAACTTGCGCGCTCACATACGACAGCGGCACCAGGGGATCCGGGTGCCTTGTCCGTTCTGTTCACGTACTTTCACCCGCAATAACACAGTGAGGCGGCACATAGCCCGCGAACACAAAGCCGAATTGAGTCTGAAGGCGTTTCAGAACCAGCAACAGCAGGTACACAACCATAATCCATAAAGAAACAAAACCAATGCTGAAACCACAACTacctgatatttttaaatgtaaggTGCACCCCGAGACGGGCGTCAAAGCTTGAGATCTGATGTAAATATAATATATTCTCGTCTTGCGCGCCCCTGTCTCGGATTCATGACTCTTGTCTGTGTTGTTATCTTAAATATGGTACGTgtcattttttatactttagtTAAGGAGTAGGAAAACGTAAGGAGATAGAAACAATACGAGCtggtcttgttttgtttttgtaaaaatgtgcAAGTGCTAAGATTTAAGCTTTCTTTACACTCAGGTTGTTTACTACATTTTAAGACCGAAAGATGAGTTATTTACAATATTCCCAAACGAGCGGCGCGGAAAAATTTGTCTCGAGgtctctaatttttttccttgtacttatattatttttttaactacttACGTCGATAGGTTTAAGTATTAATTAAGTGAAATTTTGTATGCCAGGGTGTATGTGAATATTAACCGTCCTGGCCATGCGGTTATAACCGTTAACCCAGAAACTACCTCATAACTTTAACGGCTGCCTCAGTTTTCTTTACCATTTTAGTATCAGCTAGTCATTTAGTGCAAcacatttaaatttagaatttaGTTACAATCGAAGCTCAGGTATGGTAGCAAATTACTTTTCGCCCCCTTTGAGAAGCTTTAACGATTTATTTTCGGTGAATACAATTCACGGTAAACGATGTGATCCGATTTTGTTGGCTCAATTTTTTTCGGGTTTTGAAAAAAGGACCCTGATTGTGTCACTGCGATTTTTCCGCCGATTGGGGTTTATTGAAGGTAACAACATGCCATAATTGCTATACAATGAACCAAATAGATATTAATTATAAGCTACTAGTCATTAAATCAATAGCTACTTCTGCATAACACTACCTCAACAATCTATATAATGTATATTAcagtatttttcttgtattacGGGTCTATTTTTCATACAGTTACTGTTGAATACGTACAGACGACACAAGTGGCTTTTCAGTTACATCAACTACCTCATAGAACATGACAATTCATCGCTAATTTATTCTAAtcgtagatttttttaaaaaggaattattatattttataggaaTTGTAATCGCACTGTTATACAATTGAGAGCTTTTTATAAGAACGACCACAgtacaaaatttctttttttacacACACTTTTCTCCGGCTTACTGTGTCTCAAGTAGCTTCGTCCTAATGCACTCAGTTATTTTGCGATTTGTTAAGGCTGTAAATATGCATGTCATGGTTTGCGCTTAAATTCATGAAAACAAAAGGGAATTGTTGTGCtgtaattatatttatttgagaatcttttttgtttttgttgatttaaaccaaacattgaaaaaatctGAGGCATTCAGGGTTCCATTTTCGTGTTTTTATATATGTATGTTATAGTTACTTTAGGCTTAAAGTGTAATTAAGTTTATTCGTATGTAATACCCTTCTTTGAGAAAGAAAAGagagaaatttttttgttgttgagaGTTGATCGTGTCAACTATAAAAAAttcgagttttttttaatcttatgaagaaaaaaaattgggtttGATATATTATATGCACAGTGATTGATTGGTGATGGAACTGGACAAAAATTAATCAGTGAAAACGGAATTGTTTCGATTTTTATAATGGAAAATTTGAGGATTTGGTCAGTGTTTGATGGTAAAACCATGTCCTCGTGTGTTGTAAACGGCTTTTCTATAAATTTGTGCTGTTCCTGATGTTATCACGAGTCGTTTCCATCTGTTTTTTACATGTTTACATCTACTGTGTCATATTGTATTACTAGTGGCAATGCAATGTTAACGTGGCGATCGATGTGAATGTGACGTTTCTTCATAATTTCGCAATAATCTCAGGTATTTGTTCAgggattttttcgtttattttttacatacatatgcatgttattatttttaaggcGTGTGCATGCGATGTATGACTGTTATATTTCTACTATATGTTATCACATTTTCATGTATGTTACGAGTGTCGGACGTGAATTTCGCTAGAAGTTCGCCTCCGATGGGCTATTTGTATATATTGGCACTCGAATAATGTTATTTGTTGCCTGTTAACTCAATACAGAGGTCACAATTTATAATATAATCGACACATGTTACGTGACAGTACAAAGAAACAAGAATTTTTATGGaagcaaaaattgtaaatctaCCTCAGACTAATGTATTCCACTACTCCTTC
It contains:
- the chinmo gene encoding zinc finger protein chinmo isoform X1; the encoded protein is MQGYKITVKSCVISTTNLYECDLKKQSISHNIFHSGVEMDSQQQQFCLKWNSFGTNLATSFSNLFKSETLADVTLFCDGVTFKAHKLILAACSKHLADLFETSPPHQNLIIILDGTSASNMSALLEFMYKGEVHVSQDCLSSFLKAAECLQVKGLSIEHEKLAVAQSHMDTTLDSPRKHLKVLKEEMDTSSSQQQSSPSPSYSPAMSPYMHPHHYRQYEQRMPATGAAFESAMKRPLRSPSETLHERASVLRDGSKTAGRPGSPHGPLSLAFRPSLPLQPEADAPPENRFDPDPATAVVCPESNTSECCQDSGCAEDLRMKMEPAIQQDEPPNSTSGSSGGISNNGSANGSLGQINKYDHERDKDLVPPSLWNSVGKLSHKSGTVNTPDGKKLKCPFCERLYGYETNLRAHIRQRHQGIRVPCPFCSRTFTRNNTVRRHIAREHKAELSLKAFQNQQQQVHNHNP
- the chinmo gene encoding zinc finger protein chinmo isoform X2; the encoded protein is MEMRAHNIFHSGVEMDSQQQQFCLKWNSFGTNLATSFSNLFKSETLADVTLFCDGVTFKAHKLILAACSKHLADLFETSPPHQNLIIILDGTSASNMSALLEFMYKGEVHVSQDCLSSFLKAAECLQVKGLSIEHEKLAVAQSHMDTTLDSPRKHLKVLKEEMDTSSSQQQSSPSPSYSPAMSPYMHPHHYRQYEQRMPATGAAFESAMKRPLRSPSETLHERASVLRDGSKTAGRPGSPHGPLSLAFRPSLPLQPEADAPPENRFDPDPATAVVCPESNTSECCQDSGCAEDLRMKMEPAIQQDEPPNSTSGSSGGISNNGSANGSLGQINKYDHERDKDLVPPSLWNSVGKLSHKSGTVNTPDGKKLKCPFCERLYGYETNLRAHIRQRHQGIRVPCPFCSRTFTRNNTVRRHIAREHKAELSLKAFQNQQQQVHNHNP
- the chinmo gene encoding zinc finger protein chinmo isoform X3; translation: MDSQQQQFCLKWNSFGTNLATSFSNLFKSETLADVTLFCDGVTFKAHKLILAACSKHLADLFETSPPHQNLIIILDGTSASNMSALLEFMYKGEVHVSQDCLSSFLKAAECLQVKGLSIEHEKLAVAQSHMDTTLDSPRKHLKVLKEEMDTSSSQQQSSPSPSYSPAMSPYMHPHHYRQYEQRMPATGAAFESAMKRPLRSPSETLHERASVLRDGSKTAGRPGSPHGPLSLAFRPSLPLQPEADAPPENRFDPDPATAVVCPESNTSECCQDSGCAEDLRMKMEPAIQQDEPPNSTSGSSGGISNNGSANGSLGQINKYDHERDKDLVPPSLWNSVGKLSHKSGTVNTPDGKKLKCPFCERLYGYETNLRAHIRQRHQGIRVPCPFCSRTFTRNNTVRRHIAREHKAELSLKAFQNQQQQVHNHNP